A stretch of DNA from Salvelinus sp. IW2-2015 linkage group LG20, ASM291031v2, whole genome shotgun sequence:
CCAGTAGTGACTGTGGCAGTAATGGAATCATGCTGGGTTTTTGGgaaatatttctgtgtgttttttctcTTCATCGGTTACTTAATTATTTCTTTATCTCTGGGCAATTTGGTTTTGATATCTATTGACCGTTATGTAGCTGTGTGTTATCCCTTGTTGTACCACTCAAAAATAACAATACCAAGAATTATCTGTTGGATATTGATTACCTGGTGTTGGTGTAGCATATACAATGCTGCTATTGCAAATAACTCTGTAACTGTACAGGTACCCAAAATGTGTTTTgaagaatgttttatttttgaaGGATTTAACTGGAGTAAAACCATTGACTTTGTAATTATAATGGTTGTCCCATGCTATATTATTATAACACTTTATTTCAAAATATTTGTGGCCGCCAGATCACAGGCCAGAAAGATATTTTCAAAAGAGGCTGCCACCAAGTCTGGTGTTAAAATTGTACAGGCAAATACGTCTGAGAGAAAAGCAGCAAAAACTCTATCTATTGTAGTTTTCACCTATCTCACTTGTTGGATWTCtattttttttctacattttttttttctacaaTCATTAACTTACTTACTCTTGCTGCCATTTCTTAATTCCTTAATTAATCCAATCATTTATGCTTTCTTTTATCCATGGTTCAAAGCGATAGCTAAACATATTTTAACTCTAATGTTAAGGCGTTTATAGKTCCTACATTTTTATTCAAAAGTTTGACAAACATAAATTtgatattgttattttcaaactatactgttgttgtaattgtttatttcatAATACACTTACATGACTTATCTCAGTAAGCTGTTGTTATCATAGATACATTTGGTGTTGATTCAGAATGTGGTGTTGATACAGCATGATTTGGCTGTATTGGATTGTAATGACTTGTTAATTGCCGAAGGCATAARCTTGTTATAaagacatttttgtcattttgggTTGTACATTCCAAAGACCAAAGTCTGTGTTTGTTCCATGTTATTTAATGATAAATAGTATGTAAGTATTCTAAAAGTAAAGTACATTTTGAGGACGTCATGAATCAGTCCAGATGTTATTTAACACCACCCTCTAGTGGCTCCATGGCGACACAATGTCTTTAACAAGTGTAGTAAAGTTTAAATGTACAATACTGCTTGATATCATATACTGTCCAGGTCTATATCAATGGTGTATTTTGTAAGAATTTGATGTTAAAAtgtaacaatgtgaaaaaatgacaaataataatGCTCCAAAAGAGAGATTTGCACAATCACAGGACTTTTTGCAAAGTCGTTAGACTTACAACATAGATGTTTGTTGTGGTAAGGGTCTGGGTGCATGTACRTTGAGTAATTGATTGATTAAATCTTATGTTACACaaagatataaaaaaaatctaaactaacCAAATCATTGAATTtgtgcacccgttactgaaatggttgttccagtttaaatggcttaGGTAGTTTCCTCCCACTGTTattaaccctggcagtcattataAATGCAGGTTGTGAGTGAATGAAACATTTAAACTGTTGGATAGCCTAAGGCTGGCTAGAATCCAATacgaattacacatcactttgtaaATCAGCATAATCTGATTTAGTTAGTCTTGCAAAATTCTGGTACATTTCCAAGGTCTTACAGAAATCCTCATTGGACGATTTTTTCGGGAaagttgggggaatttttcaaccctacttgcaggcctgatgtggcctgtaaactatgAATTCCAGGCCATTGtataaggccttatgatatatgtaagGGTTCAATTATAATGATAATATTCCCCTAGGCACTCTGAAGGAATTCAAMaaccatgtctctgtcactaacaaatacagtcatgggtggtaactctacaattcaatcGAAAAGTCAAGGCASACTGTGAAATTATTTGGAGAAGTGGCTTAGTGTTGGTGTTGAATTGAATTTAAGTATACCTTACTCAAAGAAAATGCATTTGTATTACTCATATGGTACTACTGCTCACTTCAGCTATTTAAGAATATTAACTTATTATTATAATWTTTTTAAATAATCAGTTTCCTCAAAATGTTTGAGTAGCCATAACTTATCCGGTTTTACTGTGCAGTCAaaaactatgaggttggaataatactgtgaaattgtgataatgcccttttagtttaagagttgtttgaaaataatgaaaaaaagacAGCTTGTTTTGGTGGAATGGAGctctggcctgcctggtgacaacaCYAGKcaataaattagttaatagaccaataaaatagagagttccaaacctctctgccaataacagtttgTTTTCAGTTTYcccctccccactcagacaacacacagacagtcctagctaaatttgTKcttgagaaattgcttttttgtttattttaatgtaaaacaatcacagtaaggcacTTATTTTGAGGTGTTATAAAACAGCTATGAATGTGCTTATACCACAGGATGAGTTGAAAGGATCACAAAACTTTACCAATCTAAGGATCTCCAAGAAACATGGGCAAATGGGAGCACAGATGTATTTAGGATTTTTTTAGACAATTAACTGGTCTGAGTTGTACAAATTGGATCATGTCCAGATATAAAATTAACAACAATatgcatgtatgctgatgacgttCTGTTATTCCTTAAAGACCCAGGCTCAAGCGTACCTAGATCGATGGATGTTCTACAGACATTTGGAACATATTCAGGGTATGTGCTTAACGTACACAAGACCCAAGCCCTAGTATATAATTATACCCCACAGGAAGAGCTGAAGAGTAGGTATAACTTCACCTGGACCTCTTCATCCATTAAATATCTTGGAGTATACCTACCAAAAGATACACCCAAACTTTAWTGCATGAATTACGATCAcatcaacaagaaaatatatgatgacCTAGACAGGTGGAACTCACTTCCCTTAGATCTTAGTAGTAGAAtttaaacaatcaaaatgaacatcCTGCCGAGGTTACTGTATTTGTTCCAATCACTGCCCATAGAAATCCCACCTAAACAGTTTAGGGAATGGGATAAACGGATATCAAGGTTTATCTGGAACAGTAAGAGACCAAGAACTAGAtatacaacattacaattacCAAAAAACTGTGGGGGTATGGCCTTaccactgtctcttatacacatctagatgtgtataagagacaggttttggGAAATAAGGACATGGTAAAAGAAATATACAATAGACAAAATCAGTGGATTAATTTCTCTCTGAAGACATGGTTTAGGGTAGTTAAGCAAAATAATTTAGACAGAGAGATCAAACTGCTGAGTTGGCCCGCATACGAC
This window harbors:
- the LOC139029538 gene encoding trace amine-associated receptor 1-like gives rise to the protein MEEHKDVQHCFHNSSCRKASLSTSIYITLYILFSLISAVTVFLNVLVIISISHFKQLHTPTNLLILSLAVTDFLVGLIAIPVVTVAVMESCWVFGKYFCVFFLFIGYLIISLSLGNLVLISIDRYVAVCYPLLSQARKIFSKEAATKSGVKIVQANTSERKAAKTLSIVVFTYLTCWISIFFLHFFFLQSLTYLLLLPFLNSLINPIIYAFFYPWFKAIAKHILTLMLRRL